A region of Saccharococcus thermophilus DNA encodes the following proteins:
- a CDS encoding methionine ABC transporter ATP-binding protein: protein MIEIKNVTKIYSTKKKQVVGVDNVSLTIQDGEIFGIIGYSGAGKSTLLRCLNLLERPTSGQVIIDGVDLTTLNDKQLRQARLKIGMIFQHFYLVSSKTVFENVAFALKAAKKPKEEIEKRVNELLEMVGLSDKRDAYPSQLSGGQKQRVGIARALANDPTVLLCDEATSALDPSTTKSILTLLKKINRELGITIVLITHEMEVVKDICDRVAVMQNGKIIELGTVYDIFTNPKEELTKSFINSILRFELPDHLLQKRTGTIVKIQFKGKTAEEAIVSDMLQTFKVKCNILHGKIEYIQEMPLGIFVMELIGEPEEIERAIHYISQRTNGLEVIAHAA from the coding sequence ATGATCGAAATAAAAAATGTAACAAAAATTTATTCCACGAAAAAAAAGCAAGTCGTCGGCGTCGACAACGTATCCTTAACCATTCAAGACGGGGAGATCTTTGGAATTATCGGCTATAGCGGTGCCGGCAAAAGCACGTTGTTGCGCTGTTTAAATCTTTTGGAACGCCCGACATCTGGCCAAGTCATCATCGATGGTGTCGATTTAACAACGTTGAATGACAAACAGCTGCGGCAGGCCCGCTTAAAAATCGGAATGATTTTTCAACACTTTTATCTTGTCAGCTCCAAAACTGTGTTTGAAAATGTCGCATTTGCCTTAAAAGCGGCAAAAAAGCCAAAAGAAGAAATTGAAAAAAGAGTCAATGAATTGCTTGAAATGGTCGGGCTTTCCGATAAGCGGGATGCGTACCCTTCCCAGCTAAGCGGCGGGCAAAAGCAGCGGGTTGGCATCGCGCGGGCGCTTGCCAACGACCCGACCGTCCTCTTGTGCGACGAAGCAACATCGGCGCTAGACCCAAGTACAACAAAATCGATTTTGACGCTGTTGAAAAAAATCAACCGTGAACTTGGCATTACGATTGTGCTGATTACACATGAAATGGAAGTGGTCAAAGATATATGCGACCGCGTCGCTGTCATGCAAAACGGGAAAATCATCGAATTAGGTACCGTATATGACATTTTTACAAATCCGAAAGAAGAATTAACAAAGTCCTTTATCAACAGTATATTGCGGTTTGAACTCCCTGATCATCTGCTGCAGAAGCGGACAGGAACGATTGTCAAAATCCAGTTCAAAGGGAAGACAGCCGAGGAAGCAATCGTTTCTGATATGCTACAAACCTTTAAAGTAAAATGCAATATTTTGCATGGAAAAATCGAGTATATTCAAGAGATGCCGCTCGGAATCTTTGTCATGGAGCTGATCGGCGAACCGGAAGAAATCGAGCGGGCCATTCACTACATTTCGCAAAGAACGAACGGATTGGAAGTGATTGCACATGCTGCTTGA
- a CDS encoding methionine ABC transporter permease codes for MLLDALIDLIPELNKAFLETIYMVAISLFVAILAGLPLGILLFVTDRGLFLENTVVKSVLGFIVNMIRSIPFVILLVGLLPLTKLITGTTIGPTAASVSLSVAAVPFFARIVETSLREIEKGVIEAAVAVGATPWMIIKDVLLPEARPGIVHGITITTISLVGYSAMAGIVGGGGIGDLAIRFGYYRYDNTVMITTIVILICLVQIIQFVGDHIARLVDKR; via the coding sequence ATGCTGCTTGATGCGTTAATTGATTTAATTCCCGAACTGAACAAAGCGTTTTTAGAGACGATTTATATGGTGGCAATTTCCCTTTTCGTCGCGATCCTTGCCGGTTTGCCGCTCGGAATTCTCTTATTCGTCACCGACCGCGGTCTGTTTTTGGAGAACACAGTGGTCAAATCCGTCCTTGGCTTTATCGTCAATATGATTCGCTCGATACCGTTTGTCATCTTGCTCGTCGGGCTGTTGCCGCTTACGAAACTGATTACCGGAACAACGATCGGACCTACTGCTGCGTCCGTATCTTTGTCGGTCGCTGCCGTTCCGTTTTTTGCAAGAATTGTAGAAACATCGTTGCGAGAAATCGAAAAAGGGGTGATCGAAGCAGCGGTTGCCGTCGGAGCGACACCTTGGATGATTATCAAAGATGTGCTGCTGCCTGAGGCACGCCCTGGCATTGTGCATGGAATTACAATCACAACAATTAGTTTAGTTGGATATTCGGCAATGGCCGGAATTGTCGGCGGCGGCGGCATCGGCGACTTGGCGATTCGCTTCGGGTATTACCGCTACGACAACACCGTTATGATTACAACGATTGTCATTTTAATTTGTCTTGTTCAAATCATTCAGTTTGTCGGCGACCACATCGCTCGCTTGGTCGATAAGCGGTGA
- a CDS encoding MetQ/NlpA family ABC transporter substrate-binding protein, which produces MKKLSIFLVFLLSIGLLVACAGKETASGTPEKKELTIGATSDPYSDMVNKAIKPVLEKKGYKVKVVEFSDYIQPNLALANGDLDANLFQHKIYMENFAKEHHLDLSEVIIVPTAPMGIYSKKFKSLDEIKDGSEIAIPNDPTNLARALLILQDKKLIKLDPSVNPLTVSEKDIKENVKHLQFKPVEAGQLPRTVESVDLAAVPGNYALAAKMNLMDAIALENMPDDYRNRIVVNTKDLHKQFVKDIKEAVESKEFEEVIDKEFKGFGKPKWMLERKQ; this is translated from the coding sequence ATGAAAAAACTATCGATCTTTCTCGTTTTCTTGCTTTCCATCGGGCTTCTTGTCGCGTGCGCGGGCAAGGAAACGGCTTCCGGCACTCCAGAGAAAAAAGAGCTAACGATCGGAGCGACTTCCGATCCCTACAGCGACATGGTCAATAAAGCGATTAAACCTGTATTGGAAAAGAAAGGCTACAAAGTGAAAGTAGTCGAATTCAGCGACTATATTCAGCCAAACTTGGCGCTGGCCAACGGTGATTTAGACGCTAATTTGTTCCAGCATAAAATTTATATGGAAAATTTCGCAAAAGAACATCACCTCGACCTTTCCGAAGTCATTATCGTTCCAACGGCGCCGATGGGCATTTACTCGAAGAAATTTAAATCGCTCGATGAAATTAAAGATGGAAGTGAAATTGCGATTCCGAACGATCCCACCAACTTGGCAAGAGCACTTTTAATCTTGCAAGACAAAAAATTAATTAAGCTCGATCCATCTGTCAACCCGCTGACTGTTTCGGAAAAAGATATAAAAGAAAATGTAAAACACCTTCAGTTTAAGCCGGTTGAAGCTGGCCAATTGCCGCGTACTGTGGAAAGCGTTGATTTGGCCGCTGTTCCTGGCAACTATGCCTTAGCCGCAAAAATGAATTTAATGGATGCCATTGCACTCGAAAACATGCCTGATGACTATCGCAACCGCATCGTTGTCAACACAAAAGATTTACATAAACAATTTGTCAAAGATATTAAAGAAGCCGTCGAATCGAAAGAATTCGAAGAAGTGATCGACAAAGAATTTAAAGGGTTCGGAAAACCAAAATGGATGCTGGAACGAAAACAGTAA
- a CDS encoding MFS transporter codes for MTYIQKGSAEYIKASLALFFGGFVTFAILYTTQPLLPIFAKEFHVSAASASLTVSASTGTLAVMMLVAASLSDRIGKKNVMMMSMLLTSILAMAMAFSPNFTSLVLARTFLGMTAAGIPSLAMAYVAEEFHPTGIGKVMGLYISGTSIGGMAGRIVTGLLTDLFSWRTALFAIGAISLLLSVIFALILPTPRHSVKKPLNGKTALQAYAVHLRNKPLMALIVLGFLFMGGFVTLYNYIGFLLSEPPYSFSQSVLGFLFIVYIFGSFSSVYMGRQADLCGHARVLSISVVLAVLGAVVTLVPSVVVKIIGLSLFTFGFFGCHSIASAWIGERAKMNKAQASSLYLLFYYLGSSLAGTAGGYFWIHFHWPGVIAFVVALLLLSYPLIGYAHKQLE; via the coding sequence TTGACGTACATCCAAAAAGGCAGCGCCGAATACATAAAAGCAAGTTTGGCACTATTTTTCGGCGGGTTTGTCACCTTTGCGATTTTATACACGACGCAGCCGCTGTTGCCGATTTTCGCGAAAGAATTTCACGTTTCCGCCGCTTCCGCCAGCTTAACGGTGTCCGCGTCTACCGGAACGTTAGCGGTAATGATGCTCGTAGCGGCCAGTTTATCGGACCGGATAGGCAAAAAGAATGTGATGATGATGTCCATGCTGCTGACATCAATATTGGCAATGGCCATGGCATTTAGCCCAAACTTTACTTCCCTTGTCCTTGCACGCACGTTTCTCGGCATGACAGCCGCGGGCATTCCGTCCCTGGCGATGGCCTACGTCGCCGAGGAATTTCATCCAACCGGAATCGGAAAAGTAATGGGTCTCTATATTAGCGGGACAAGCATCGGCGGCATGGCTGGACGGATTGTAACAGGCCTGTTAACCGACTTGTTTTCGTGGCGGACGGCGCTATTCGCCATCGGCGCGATTTCCCTTCTGTTAAGCGTGATTTTTGCTCTCATTCTCCCGACACCTCGTCATTCGGTGAAAAAGCCGCTCAACGGCAAAACCGCGCTGCAGGCATACGCCGTTCATTTGCGCAATAAACCGTTAATGGCTCTCATTGTTCTTGGCTTTTTATTTATGGGCGGATTTGTGACGTTGTATAACTATATCGGCTTTTTATTGAGCGAGCCGCCGTACTCGTTCAGCCAGTCCGTTCTCGGGTTCCTTTTTATCGTATATATATTCGGTAGCTTTAGCTCGGTTTATATGGGAAGACAAGCCGATTTATGCGGCCATGCGCGGGTGTTAAGCATTTCGGTGGTATTGGCCGTCCTTGGTGCGGTTGTTACGCTTGTTCCATCTGTTGTTGTTAAAATCATCGGGCTTTCGTTATTTACCTTTGGCTTTTTCGGCTGCCACTCGATTGCGAGCGCGTGGATTGGAGAACGTGCAAAGATGAATAAAGCGCAAGCCTCTTCCCTTTATCTCTTATTCTATTACTTAGGCTCCAGCCTTGCTGGCACAGCCGGCGGCTACTTTTGGATCCACTTTCACTGGCCTGGCGTCATCGCATTTGTTGTGGCCTTATTGCTATTAAGCTATCCGCTGATTGGCTATGCTCATAAGCAGCTCGAGTAG
- a CDS encoding GrpB family protein encodes MAKAYSRLKEALAKQFSNDIQAYINGKAAFVRETEKKALAWYKQKQ; translated from the coding sequence GTGGCAAAGGCATACAGCCGCCTGAAAGAAGCGCTTGCCAAACAGTTTTCTAATGACATCCAAGCATATATAAATGGAAAAGCCGCATTTGTAAGAGAGACGGAGAAGAAAGCGTTAGCCTGGTACAAGCAGAAACAATAA
- a CDS encoding GNAT family N-acetyltransferase, which produces MEIRKPNDSEYKKILSLSPQALFEGTLGEAKPSDEKVKQLIEPLLQKGSYYLIATEGDNLMGWILIGTSKDQFTEKMYGFIYELFVLEEFRGNGIAKQLMETGIEHLKQDGYSEVRLSVYAGNHAIKLYEKLGFKNRTITMSMNI; this is translated from the coding sequence ATGGAAATTAGAAAACCAAACGATTCGGAATATAAAAAGATTTTATCACTTTCACCACAAGCATTATTCGAAGGTACATTAGGCGAAGCAAAACCGTCAGATGAAAAAGTCAAACAACTTATTGAACCATTATTGCAGAAAGGAAGCTATTATTTGATAGCAACTGAAGGCGATAATCTAATGGGTTGGATTCTTATAGGAACAAGTAAAGACCAATTTACTGAAAAGATGTATGGATTTATTTATGAATTGTTTGTGTTAGAGGAATTTAGGGGAAATGGAATTGCAAAACAATTGATGGAAACTGGTATCGAACATCTTAAACAAGATGGATATTCAGAGGTTCGCTTAAGTGTATATGCAGGAAATCATGCGATTAAACTGTACGAAAAATTAGGATTCAAAAATAGAACCATTACAATGAGTATGAACATATAA
- a CDS encoding GrpB family protein has product MIIARKVEVVPFRDEWTTMFAEEAEKLKRVFGEQCLRIYHIGSTAIPGMSAKTIIDIMIEVHDIERIDQYNEAMAALGYQAMEENGIPKRRFFQKALLKNIVDI; this is encoded by the coding sequence ATGATCATCGCGAGGAAAGTAGAAGTCGTCCCATTTCGTGATGAATGGACAACGATGTTTGCCGAGGAAGCGGAAAAGCTGAAACGGGTATTTGGCGAACAATGTTTGCGCATCTATCATATCGGCAGTACGGCTATTCCGGGAATGAGCGCCAAGACTATCATTGATATCATGATAGAAGTCCATGATATTGAACGCATCGACCAGTATAATGAGGCAATGGCAGCGCTTGGCTATCAGGCGATGGAGGAAAACGGCATTCCAAAACGCCGCTTTTTCCAAAAGGCTCTGTTAAAGAACATTGTTGATATTTAA
- a CDS encoding thiol-disulfide oxidoreductase DCC family protein, which yields MNPIVLFDGVCSLCNASVQFIIVRDPHAVFRFASLQSETGAALREKFGVPEVDSLVLLEDGRYYMKSSAALRICRRLKGAWKLFYIFWLVPKPLRDYVYDFVAKHRYEWFGKRDHCLMPTPDIRERFIDE from the coding sequence ATGAATCCGATTGTTTTGTTCGATGGCGTCTGCTCGCTGTGCAATGCCAGTGTGCAGTTTATTATCGTGCGTGATCCACATGCCGTATTTCGCTTTGCTTCTTTGCAAAGTGAAACAGGAGCGGCGCTACGGGAAAAGTTTGGTGTTCCCGAGGTGGACAGTCTCGTGCTGCTCGAGGACGGACGCTATTATATGAAATCAAGTGCCGCTCTCCGCATTTGCCGGCGGCTGAAAGGCGCATGGAAGCTGTTTTATATATTTTGGCTTGTTCCGAAGCCGCTGCGGGATTATGTATATGATTTTGTCGCCAAGCATCGGTATGAATGGTTCGGAAAGCGCGACCATTGCCTGATGCCCACTCCCGACATCCGCGAGCGGTTTATCGATGAGTGA
- a CDS encoding SOS response-associated peptidase: protein MCGRFSLTADIAQLQALFHFVYTGTIPPRFNIAPSQEVLTVVEEKGTRIGKMMKWGLVPSWANDPKVGWKMINARAETVDEKASFRRALKRRRCLILADGFYEWKKEGTKKVPYRFTLRNGEPFAFAGLWEKWDKQGEMLYTCTIITTKANELVGTIHDRMPVILPQEWHDAWLDPKLEDTDYIKSLLQPYPAEEMKMYEVSTIVNSPKNDVADCIEPVHSE from the coding sequence ATGTGCGGACGTTTTTCGTTAACGGCTGATATCGCGCAGCTGCAAGCATTGTTCCATTTCGTTTATACTGGAACGATTCCTCCCCGTTTCAACATCGCTCCAAGCCAAGAGGTGCTGACTGTTGTGGAGGAGAAGGGGACACGAATTGGGAAGATGATGAAGTGGGGGCTCGTGCCATCTTGGGCGAACGACCCGAAAGTCGGCTGGAAGATGATCAACGCCAGGGCGGAAACGGTCGATGAAAAAGCGAGCTTCCGCCGTGCGCTGAAGCGGCGGCGCTGTTTGATTTTGGCGGACGGTTTTTATGAATGGAAAAAGGAAGGGACAAAAAAAGTTCCGTACCGTTTTACGCTGCGAAATGGGGAGCCATTTGCATTTGCCGGGCTGTGGGAGAAATGGGACAAACAGGGCGAAATGCTGTATACGTGTACGATTATTACAACAAAAGCGAACGAATTGGTAGGTACGATTCATGATCGCATGCCCGTGATTTTGCCGCAAGAGTGGCATGACGCATGGTTAGACCCGAAGTTAGAGGATACTGATTATATCAAATCGCTATTGCAGCCGTATCCTGCCGAAGAGATGAAAATGTACGAAGTGTCGACGATTGTCAATTCGCCGAAAAACGATGTTGCCGATTGTATTGAGCCGGTCCATAGCGAGTAA
- a CDS encoding NUDIX hydrolase — MKRVDVVYVLLYDEKEQKVLMVYNKRGTWSLPGGGVEKGETLREAAIREVKEETGYDVDVHDIVALNEVFMDGNHVFFITFRGTIVQAPPLMQGDENIVEVQWVDVETAEQRMPYHRNGISGFLKQTRGASYTMERG; from the coding sequence ATGAAGCGAGTTGATGTGGTGTATGTGCTTTTATACGATGAAAAAGAACAAAAAGTATTGATGGTATACAACAAACGGGGAACGTGGTCGCTTCCCGGCGGGGGAGTCGAGAAAGGAGAAACGTTGCGGGAAGCGGCGATTCGCGAGGTAAAAGAGGAAACGGGATATGACGTGGACGTTCATGATATCGTTGCCCTTAACGAAGTGTTTATGGACGGTAATCATGTCTTTTTTATCACGTTTCGCGGAACGATCGTTCAAGCTCCTCCGCTTATGCAGGGAGATGAAAATATTGTTGAAGTGCAATGGGTCGATGTCGAAACAGCGGAGCAGCGCATGCCTTATCACCGAAACGGAATTTCCGGTTTTTTAAAACAAACGCGCGGTGCCTCGTATACGATGGAACGTGGTTAG
- a CDS encoding alpha/beta hydrolase, whose product MELQLEPRRKVRRWWLPALISLLVLAILACVGISVHVGWQLTHKERQPIVETPKDYGLSYKNVTFISKDERTKLRGWIIAPHGQAKMTVIFSHGYGGNRHQSNVPFLPLAKRLVNEGYRVIMFDFRASGESEGDMITLGVKEKYDLLGVIDYAKHHYSEPIALYGVSMGAATSVLAAALDRDVKGVIADSPFSDLASYLRTNMPVWTHLPNVPFTYLIMTIIPALADLDLGESSPIHAVDAIAPRPVLFIHSKDDPSIPYEESVKMYRTHSDVFRLWLMEKAKHVKSFEMYPDEYTAKVLAFLRQLQKGERQ is encoded by the coding sequence ATGGAACTGCAGCTCGAGCCGCGCAGAAAAGTGCGACGCTGGTGGCTTCCGGCACTGATTAGCCTTCTTGTTTTAGCGATATTGGCTTGCGTCGGCATTTCCGTCCATGTCGGCTGGCAGCTAACCCATAAAGAACGCCAGCCGATTGTCGAGACGCCAAAAGATTACGGGCTAAGTTATAAAAATGTCACGTTTATCAGCAAAGATGAACGAACGAAATTAAGAGGCTGGATCATTGCGCCGCACGGACAGGCGAAAATGACCGTGATTTTTTCACATGGATACGGCGGCAACCGCCATCAGTCCAACGTTCCGTTTCTGCCGCTCGCAAAAAGGCTTGTCAACGAGGGATATCGCGTCATTATGTTCGATTTTCGCGCCAGCGGGGAATCGGAAGGCGACATGATTACACTCGGCGTCAAAGAGAAATACGATTTGCTTGGCGTCATTGACTATGCGAAACATCATTATTCAGAACCGATCGCGCTGTACGGGGTTTCAATGGGGGCGGCCACCTCGGTTTTGGCGGCGGCGCTCGACCGCGATGTCAAAGGCGTAATTGCTGACAGTCCGTTTAGCGACCTGGCATCCTATTTGCGAACAAACATGCCGGTGTGGACGCATTTGCCGAACGTGCCGTTTACATATTTAATCATGACCATAATTCCTGCGTTGGCTGATTTAGATTTAGGCGAATCATCGCCGATTCACGCAGTCGATGCTATTGCGCCGCGGCCGGTTTTGTTTATCCACAGCAAGGACGATCCATCGATTCCGTATGAAGAAAGCGTGAAAATGTACCGCACCCATTCCGATGTGTTTCGGCTATGGCTGATGGAAAAGGCAAAACATGTGAAAAGTTTTGAAATGTATCCGGATGAATATACGGCGAAAGTATTGGCATTTTTGCGGCAATTGCAGAAAGGAGAGCGACAATGA
- a CDS encoding DUF5680 domain-containing protein, whose translation MGRDKGNFVDFLVEAKKQTYASETNDTSVPSLWNGAKQLEYQKGDYLYRDIYFGSVFFAGQEVVEEKERPIWSMVYSGGIVIPSLPREQVASVYAFLRKALRSVDMQAPYRGPRQWQDGPYTYQNDYEGTWERFCGEERILIAGEKVYELRYSGGLIIP comes from the coding sequence ATGGGAAGAGACAAGGGAAATTTCGTTGATTTTCTAGTAGAAGCAAAAAAGCAGACATACGCTTCCGAGACGAATGATACGTCGGTCCCTTCTTTATGGAATGGGGCAAAGCAGCTGGAATATCAGAAGGGAGACTATTTATACCGCGATATTTATTTCGGCTCCGTTTTTTTCGCCGGGCAAGAAGTAGTGGAAGAAAAAGAGAGGCCAATATGGTCGATGGTATATTCAGGCGGTATCGTTATTCCCAGCTTGCCGCGGGAACAAGTAGCTTCTGTTTATGCGTTTTTACGCAAGGCGCTCCGATCAGTGGACATGCAAGCGCCATATCGCGGTCCGCGTCAATGGCAAGATGGTCCGTATACATATCAAAATGATTATGAAGGCACATGGGAACGCTTTTGTGGGGAAGAGCGTATTTTGATCGCAGGAGAAAAAGTGTATGAGTTACGTTACAGCGGCGGTCTGATCATACCGTGA
- a CDS encoding acyl-CoA dehydrogenase family protein — protein sequence MRRLRDVDPNLLANLKKYLDEELYAYAEEKLEQFYQLCMTDIDRRAVHTDREGQPRLIKYDRFGNDISEVWVNEGYEQTAKQTYETGIVGYVHKPIPELGRKGNYIYSYAQGYLLSQVETGFYCPVTLTMATAYLLEHFADEELKKKYLPHVISTGEVELYEGATFLTERQGGSDVGANAVRAVPCGDHYKLYGEKYFASNAGRCGVATVLARLDGSEPGTKGLSLFLVPWRNEDGTLNGIQIRRLKDKLGVRAVPSAEVVFDGAKAYVIGDPKKGFYYMMEALNLSRVCNAVGSIGIMKRALEEAKQYAANRTAFGHKLTDYPMVRETLANLTARQEVQTSACFEMISLFDRVMTAPDEATEDEKAWNRLLIALLKMRTAEEAIAFAHEAIEMHGGNGYIEDFVTPRLLRDAQVLTVWEGTANILGLEVLRLMRKYRVHEQFIAKMTKALSTLSADVEPLAGPVKQGMHELVEALKQLAGQPEEVQTFHAKKIANRLCDIYLSVVALERAQENERNCLIAQLFLQHIWNRHLVDEQMLSVRHFEIIIHEQKQLSPS from the coding sequence ATGAGACGGCTGCGCGACGTTGATCCGAATTTACTCGCCAACTTGAAAAAGTATTTAGATGAGGAGCTGTATGCCTATGCCGAAGAAAAGCTGGAACAATTCTATCAGCTTTGCATGACCGATATTGACCGCCGCGCCGTGCACACCGACCGGGAAGGACAGCCTCGGCTGATCAAATACGATCGCTTTGGCAACGATATTTCCGAAGTATGGGTCAATGAAGGTTACGAGCAGACGGCGAAACAAACGTATGAAACAGGAATCGTCGGCTATGTCCATAAGCCGATTCCTGAGCTGGGACGGAAAGGGAATTACATCTATTCGTACGCACAAGGCTACCTATTGTCGCAGGTGGAGACAGGTTTTTATTGCCCGGTGACGTTGACCATGGCCACCGCCTATTTGCTTGAGCATTTTGCCGATGAGGAGTTGAAGAAGAAATATTTGCCGCATGTGATCTCTACCGGGGAAGTCGAGCTGTATGAAGGCGCCACTTTTTTAACGGAACGCCAGGGCGGCTCTGATGTTGGCGCCAATGCGGTGCGCGCCGTTCCGTGCGGCGATCATTACAAGCTGTATGGGGAAAAATATTTTGCCAGCAACGCCGGCCGCTGCGGTGTCGCCACCGTTCTGGCGCGCCTCGATGGGAGCGAGCCGGGAACAAAAGGGCTGAGCTTATTTCTTGTTCCTTGGCGCAACGAAGATGGCACGCTAAACGGCATCCAAATCCGCCGTCTGAAAGATAAGCTCGGAGTGCGCGCCGTGCCATCCGCAGAGGTGGTCTTTGACGGAGCGAAAGCGTATGTCATCGGCGATCCGAAAAAAGGCTTCTATTATATGATGGAAGCGTTAAACTTGTCGCGCGTCTGCAATGCGGTCGGGTCGATCGGCATTATGAAGCGGGCGTTAGAGGAGGCAAAACAGTATGCCGCCAACCGCACTGCCTTCGGCCATAAACTAACCGACTATCCGATGGTTAGAGAAACGCTCGCCAATTTGACGGCAAGGCAAGAAGTGCAAACGAGCGCCTGCTTTGAAATGATTTCCTTGTTCGACCGCGTCATGACTGCGCCGGATGAAGCGACGGAGGACGAAAAAGCGTGGAACCGTCTTCTCATCGCCTTGCTCAAGATGCGCACCGCTGAAGAAGCGATTGCCTTTGCCCATGAAGCAATCGAAATGCACGGCGGCAACGGATATATCGAAGATTTTGTGACACCGCGCTTGCTTCGCGACGCGCAAGTGCTGACGGTATGGGAAGGGACGGCCAACATTTTAGGACTGGAAGTATTGCGGTTAATGCGCAAATACCGCGTTCATGAGCAGTTTATTGCCAAAATGACGAAGGCGCTTTCTACCCTTTCCGCCGATGTAGAGCCGCTTGCCGGCCCAGTGAAGCAAGGAATGCACGAACTTGTGGAAGCGTTGAAACAGCTTGCCGGCCAACCGGAAGAGGTGCAAACATTCCATGCGAAAAAAATCGCCAACCGCCTGTGTGACATTTATTTAAGCGTCGTCGCCCTTGAGCGTGCGCAAGAAAATGAACGGAATTGCTTGATTGCCCAGCTCTTTTTGCAGCACATTTGGAATCGTCATTTAGTGGATGAACAGATGCTTTCTGTTCGCCATTTTGAAATCATTATTCATGAACAGAAGCAGTTATCTCCTTCATAA